Proteins found in one Acipenser ruthenus chromosome 18, fAciRut3.2 maternal haplotype, whole genome shotgun sequence genomic segment:
- the LOC117422138 gene encoding rho GTPase-activating protein 11A-like isoform X2 yields MKKVSDKNVMRLAIVQQLRGFGIKIKNWNKNKSASSSKLTGCSGGKIFGTSLQALPQQNLADYGTVPCFLVDACENLMQHIDTEGLFRKSGSVVRLKALKVKLDQGEDCISSAPPCDVAGLLKQFFRELPEPVIPTDLHEAFFKAQQLPTEEEQSTATVLLSCMLPERTTNALRYFFNFLKNVSQRSAENKMDSTNLAVIFAPNLLQSSDGNEKMTSNTEKRLKLQAAAVRSFIENAQHFGCVPDFIMSKIPAMLGVDTGGSTPSLESSEDGESELSEGVKRRRRRSVGVTPVILTPSSKRKLLTDSAQSLGFSSKKRRSLKHNLALEFLPNKLFGSGSTPASSQLNDTSPSISLESSHGTLTPSARSGRLAASSAKRKSKRFESKKVNRVESGKAGCFSPRVNRKEVVRKSLRLRLSLGKSSRDSNVLSNAFPTAKGSENIGWRLATQETNISFGSSKEATFSPVVRRNTFTRKGSKYISKSEENLLTPQSDESAHRISWNGTSHEESQDSNSETPMGRYLNNFSSEPALVARKPPVIASVPRGLCPGYRTDSPHSNASFAEDENNLSESTLLKIKRAFTESGSDLRSLIGDSSSSMDDFLKERNNFVKEEDTNEPLLSSRNSSDVKETCLGTSPQKQMVHQQIEDLSFVQRNIVTSSPGKTNANVCHVEEPQSPQKPVDQVPFKLNGTNDSDTVAYEVESIKDSCPLEALGDLNSHSAANVTTEANQSQHHVSKLVVQLQKIIEPPVCEASEYIQPTESERTPEQSPHAGRSAESSPMLISDTTEYKFRVADHIQRFNVLSLNSPKPNNVKSPLKFKRTPVRQSVRRINSLLGVRRPVEGNNSPSKIGSPMVKSTSHESGLSLFAEKSLPNFEEPAHCINVSEDKCGDKGPCQNTSTNCTVTSLKPQIYKVTTRFHHQTRHSALGDVTNQVAPKANNPIVNENRVFTGKAPVKPDKSVLLEMAEKEKRRYRGSPKNPLPANKLLLATKPIDL; encoded by the exons ATGAAGAAGGTGTCGGATAAGAATGTAATGCGTTTGGCAATAGTACAGCAGCTGCGGGGTTTcgggataaaaataaaaaactggaatAAAAACAAGAGTGCCAGCAGCAGCAAACTGACAGGATGCAGCGGG GGGAAGATATTTGGGACCTCTTTACAGGCTTTACCACAGCAGAACCTGGCTGATTATGGGACAGTTCCTTG CTTTCTGGTTGATGCCTGTGAAAATCTAATGCAGCATATCGATACCGAGGGACTGTTTAGAAAATCTGGGTCTGTTGTTCGACTTAAAGCATTAAAG GTCAAGCTGGATCAAGGTGAGGACTGTATATCCTCAGCACCCCCGTGTGATGTTGCTGGTCTTCTCAAGCAGTTTTTCAGGGAGCTACCAGAACCAGTCATTCCCACTGACCTACACGAAGCTTTCTTTAAAGCACAACAACTGCCAACAGAGGAGGAGCAGAGCACCGCTACTGTCCTGCTGTCCTGCATGCTCCCCGAGAGAACTACAAATGCTCTGCGCTACTTTTTTaactttttgaaaaatgtttcCCAAAG GTCAGCTGAGAATAAGATGGACAGCACTAATCTGGCTGTAATATTTGCTCCAAACCTTCTGCAATCGAGTGATGGAAATGAAAAGATGACGTCAAACACAGAAAAGCGTCTGAAGCTGCAGGCAGCTGCAGTGCGCAGTTTTATTGAAAATGCACAACACTTTG GTTGTGTGCCGGATTTTATCATGAGCAAGATTCCTGCAATGTTGGGAGTTGATACTGGTGGTTCCACTCCGTCGCTGGAAAGTTCAGAGGACGGAGAGAGTGAATTGTCAGAAGGAGTCAAAAGAAGGAGAAGGCGCAGTGTTGGAG TCACTCCTGTGATTCTAACTCCAAGTTCTAAACGGAAGCTACTGACTGACTCTGCTCAAAGTTTGGGGTTTTCAAGCAAGAAAAGAAGATCTTTGAAACACAACCTTGCATTAGAATTTCTTCCAAATAAACTGTTTGGTAGTGGTTCTACACCTGCCTCAA GCCAGTTAAATGACACAAGTCCCAGCATATCTCTAGAGTCTTCACATGGCACTCTTACCCCTTCTGCAAGAAGTGGTAGACTGGCAGCCAGCTctgcaaaaagaaaaagtaaaagatTTGAGAGCAAAAAAGTTAACAG AGTGGAATCTGGAAAAGCAGGATGCTTTTCTCCAAGAGTCAACAGAAAAGAGGTAGTGCGCAAGTCTCTGCGTCTCCGGTTAAGTCTTGGAAAGAGCAGCAGAGATTCT AATGTCTTGTCAAATGCATTTCCGACGGCTAAAGGATCTGAAAACATTGGCTGGCGTCTTGCCACTCAAGAAACTAACATCAGTTTTGGGTCGTCAAAAGAAGCTACCTTTAGTCCTGTTGTAAGAAGGAACACATTCACAAGAAAGG gttccAAGTACATCAGTAAATCTGAAGAAAATCTGCTCACCCCCCAGTCTGACGAGAGTGCACATCGTATCTCCTGGAATGGAACCAGCCATGAAGAGTCCCAGGACTCGAACTCTGAGACCCCAATGGGCAGATATCTCAACAACTTCTCTTCAGAGCCTGCCTTAGTAGCTAGAAAGCCTCCTGTCATTGCAAGTGTTCCTAGGGGCCTCTGTCCAGGCTATAGAACCGATAGCCCTCACAGTAATGCATCTTTTGCTGAGGATGAAAATAACTTGAGTGAATCAACCTTGCTTAAGATCAAAAGGGCCTTCACTGAATCCGGTAGTGACCTGCGTTCACTAATAGGTGACAGCAGTTCCTCAATGGATGATTtcttgaaagaaagaaataacttTGTGAAGGAAGAAGATACAAATGAGCCATTGTTGAGTTCCAGAAATTCAAGTGATGTGAAGGAGACATGTTTAGGCACATCGCCTCAAAAACAAATGGTTCACCAACAGATTGAAGACTTGTCTTTTGTACAAAGAAATATTGTCACGTCATCTCCTGGAAAGACAAATGCCAATGTATGTCACGTAGAAGAGCCACAATCTCCACAGAAACCAGTAGACCAAGTGCCATTTAAGTTAAATGGTACTAATGATAGTGACACTGTTGCTTATGAGGTGGAAAGCATAAAGGACAGCTGCCCTTTGGAAGCTCTTGGTGACTTGAACAGTCACTCTGCAGCAAACGTTACCACAGAAGCTAACCAGTCACAGCACCATGTTTCCAAACTCGTGGTTCAATTGCAAAAAATAATAGAACCACCTGTTTGTGAGGCTTCGGAATACATTCAACCAACTGAAAGTGAAAGAACACCGGAACAGAGTCCACATGCAGGAAGATCTGCTGAGAGTTCACCAATGCTCATCTCTGACACCACTGAATACAAGTTCCGGGTGGCTGATCACATTCAAAGGTTTAATGTACTTTCTTTGAATAGCCCAAAACCAAACAATGTTAAGTCCCCTCTTAAATTTAAACGCACCCCAGTGCGCCAGTCTGTTAGGAGAATAAATTCTCTACTAGGAGTTCGTAGACCAGTAGAGGGCAACAACAGTCCATCAAAGATTGGCTCTCCAATGGTAAAATCAACAAGCCATGAAAGTGGCCTATCCTTATTTGCTGAAAAAAGCCTGCCTAACTTTGAAGAACCAGCACACTGCATTAATGTTTCAGAGGACAAATGTGGTGATAAAGGGCCTTGCCAGAATACATCCACAAATTGTACTGTTACCTCATTAAAACCCCAAATTTACAAAGTTACAACCCGCTTCCACCACCAGACCAGGCATTCTGCTCTTGGCGACGTGACCAATCAGGTAGCACCAAAAGCAAATAATCCAATTGTAAACGAGAATAGAGTTTTCACTGGCAAAGCGCCGGTGAAACCAGACAAATCTGTCTTGCTTGAGATGGCAGAAAAGGAAAAGCGTCGTTACAGAGGCTCGCCAAAAAATCCATTGCCAGCAAACAAGCTGTTATTGGCCACTAAACCTATAGATCTGTAA
- the LOC117422138 gene encoding rho GTPase-activating protein 11A-like isoform X3 encodes MKKVSDKNVMRLAIVQQLRGFGIKIKNWNKNKSASSSKLTGCSGGKIFGTSLQALPQQNLADYGTVPCFLVDACENLMQHIDTEGLFRKSGSVVRLKALKVKLDQGEDCISSAPPCDVAGLLKQFFRELPEPVIPTDLHEAFFKAQQLPTEEEQSTATVLLSCMLPERTTNALRYFFNFLKNVSQRSAENKMDSTNLAVIFAPNLLQSSDGNEKMTSNTEKRLKLQAAAVRSFIENAQHFGCVPDFIMSKIPAMLGVDTGGSTPSLESSEDGESELSEGVKRRRRRSVGDMVNGALHKFKSNRTPTSTPLPDGSVTPVILTPSSKRKLLTDSAQSLGFSSKKRRSLKHNLALEFLPNKLFGSGSTPASSQLNDTSPSISLESSHGTLTPSARSGRLAASSAKRKSKRFESKKVNRVESGKAGCFSPRVNRKEVVRKSLRLRLSLGKSSRDSVS; translated from the exons ATGAAGAAGGTGTCGGATAAGAATGTAATGCGTTTGGCAATAGTACAGCAGCTGCGGGGTTTcgggataaaaataaaaaactggaatAAAAACAAGAGTGCCAGCAGCAGCAAACTGACAGGATGCAGCGGG GGGAAGATATTTGGGACCTCTTTACAGGCTTTACCACAGCAGAACCTGGCTGATTATGGGACAGTTCCTTG CTTTCTGGTTGATGCCTGTGAAAATCTAATGCAGCATATCGATACCGAGGGACTGTTTAGAAAATCTGGGTCTGTTGTTCGACTTAAAGCATTAAAG GTCAAGCTGGATCAAGGTGAGGACTGTATATCCTCAGCACCCCCGTGTGATGTTGCTGGTCTTCTCAAGCAGTTTTTCAGGGAGCTACCAGAACCAGTCATTCCCACTGACCTACACGAAGCTTTCTTTAAAGCACAACAACTGCCAACAGAGGAGGAGCAGAGCACCGCTACTGTCCTGCTGTCCTGCATGCTCCCCGAGAGAACTACAAATGCTCTGCGCTACTTTTTTaactttttgaaaaatgtttcCCAAAG GTCAGCTGAGAATAAGATGGACAGCACTAATCTGGCTGTAATATTTGCTCCAAACCTTCTGCAATCGAGTGATGGAAATGAAAAGATGACGTCAAACACAGAAAAGCGTCTGAAGCTGCAGGCAGCTGCAGTGCGCAGTTTTATTGAAAATGCACAACACTTTG GTTGTGTGCCGGATTTTATCATGAGCAAGATTCCTGCAATGTTGGGAGTTGATACTGGTGGTTCCACTCCGTCGCTGGAAAGTTCAGAGGACGGAGAGAGTGAATTGTCAGAAGGAGTCAAAAGAAGGAGAAGGCGCAGTGTTGGAG ATATGGTTAATGGAGCGCTGCATAAGTTTAAATCTAATAGAACACCCACAAGTACTCCCTTGCCAGATGGATCAG TCACTCCTGTGATTCTAACTCCAAGTTCTAAACGGAAGCTACTGACTGACTCTGCTCAAAGTTTGGGGTTTTCAAGCAAGAAAAGAAGATCTTTGAAACACAACCTTGCATTAGAATTTCTTCCAAATAAACTGTTTGGTAGTGGTTCTACACCTGCCTCAA GCCAGTTAAATGACACAAGTCCCAGCATATCTCTAGAGTCTTCACATGGCACTCTTACCCCTTCTGCAAGAAGTGGTAGACTGGCAGCCAGCTctgcaaaaagaaaaagtaaaagatTTGAGAGCAAAAAAGTTAACAG AGTGGAATCTGGAAAAGCAGGATGCTTTTCTCCAAGAGTCAACAGAAAAGAGGTAGTGCGCAAGTCTCTGCGTCTCCGGTTAAGTCTTGGAAAGAGCAGCAGAGATTCTGTAAGTTAA
- the LOC117422138 gene encoding rho GTPase-activating protein 11A-like isoform X1, producing the protein MKKVSDKNVMRLAIVQQLRGFGIKIKNWNKNKSASSSKLTGCSGGKIFGTSLQALPQQNLADYGTVPCFLVDACENLMQHIDTEGLFRKSGSVVRLKALKVKLDQGEDCISSAPPCDVAGLLKQFFRELPEPVIPTDLHEAFFKAQQLPTEEEQSTATVLLSCMLPERTTNALRYFFNFLKNVSQRSAENKMDSTNLAVIFAPNLLQSSDGNEKMTSNTEKRLKLQAAAVRSFIENAQHFGCVPDFIMSKIPAMLGVDTGGSTPSLESSEDGESELSEGVKRRRRRSVGDMVNGALHKFKSNRTPTSTPLPDGSVTPVILTPSSKRKLLTDSAQSLGFSSKKRRSLKHNLALEFLPNKLFGSGSTPASSQLNDTSPSISLESSHGTLTPSARSGRLAASSAKRKSKRFESKKVNRVESGKAGCFSPRVNRKEVVRKSLRLRLSLGKSSRDSNVLSNAFPTAKGSENIGWRLATQETNISFGSSKEATFSPVVRRNTFTRKGSKYISKSEENLLTPQSDESAHRISWNGTSHEESQDSNSETPMGRYLNNFSSEPALVARKPPVIASVPRGLCPGYRTDSPHSNASFAEDENNLSESTLLKIKRAFTESGSDLRSLIGDSSSSMDDFLKERNNFVKEEDTNEPLLSSRNSSDVKETCLGTSPQKQMVHQQIEDLSFVQRNIVTSSPGKTNANVCHVEEPQSPQKPVDQVPFKLNGTNDSDTVAYEVESIKDSCPLEALGDLNSHSAANVTTEANQSQHHVSKLVVQLQKIIEPPVCEASEYIQPTESERTPEQSPHAGRSAESSPMLISDTTEYKFRVADHIQRFNVLSLNSPKPNNVKSPLKFKRTPVRQSVRRINSLLGVRRPVEGNNSPSKIGSPMVKSTSHESGLSLFAEKSLPNFEEPAHCINVSEDKCGDKGPCQNTSTNCTVTSLKPQIYKVTTRFHHQTRHSALGDVTNQVAPKANNPIVNENRVFTGKAPVKPDKSVLLEMAEKEKRRYRGSPKNPLPANKLLLATKPIDL; encoded by the exons ATGAAGAAGGTGTCGGATAAGAATGTAATGCGTTTGGCAATAGTACAGCAGCTGCGGGGTTTcgggataaaaataaaaaactggaatAAAAACAAGAGTGCCAGCAGCAGCAAACTGACAGGATGCAGCGGG GGGAAGATATTTGGGACCTCTTTACAGGCTTTACCACAGCAGAACCTGGCTGATTATGGGACAGTTCCTTG CTTTCTGGTTGATGCCTGTGAAAATCTAATGCAGCATATCGATACCGAGGGACTGTTTAGAAAATCTGGGTCTGTTGTTCGACTTAAAGCATTAAAG GTCAAGCTGGATCAAGGTGAGGACTGTATATCCTCAGCACCCCCGTGTGATGTTGCTGGTCTTCTCAAGCAGTTTTTCAGGGAGCTACCAGAACCAGTCATTCCCACTGACCTACACGAAGCTTTCTTTAAAGCACAACAACTGCCAACAGAGGAGGAGCAGAGCACCGCTACTGTCCTGCTGTCCTGCATGCTCCCCGAGAGAACTACAAATGCTCTGCGCTACTTTTTTaactttttgaaaaatgtttcCCAAAG GTCAGCTGAGAATAAGATGGACAGCACTAATCTGGCTGTAATATTTGCTCCAAACCTTCTGCAATCGAGTGATGGAAATGAAAAGATGACGTCAAACACAGAAAAGCGTCTGAAGCTGCAGGCAGCTGCAGTGCGCAGTTTTATTGAAAATGCACAACACTTTG GTTGTGTGCCGGATTTTATCATGAGCAAGATTCCTGCAATGTTGGGAGTTGATACTGGTGGTTCCACTCCGTCGCTGGAAAGTTCAGAGGACGGAGAGAGTGAATTGTCAGAAGGAGTCAAAAGAAGGAGAAGGCGCAGTGTTGGAG ATATGGTTAATGGAGCGCTGCATAAGTTTAAATCTAATAGAACACCCACAAGTACTCCCTTGCCAGATGGATCAG TCACTCCTGTGATTCTAACTCCAAGTTCTAAACGGAAGCTACTGACTGACTCTGCTCAAAGTTTGGGGTTTTCAAGCAAGAAAAGAAGATCTTTGAAACACAACCTTGCATTAGAATTTCTTCCAAATAAACTGTTTGGTAGTGGTTCTACACCTGCCTCAA GCCAGTTAAATGACACAAGTCCCAGCATATCTCTAGAGTCTTCACATGGCACTCTTACCCCTTCTGCAAGAAGTGGTAGACTGGCAGCCAGCTctgcaaaaagaaaaagtaaaagatTTGAGAGCAAAAAAGTTAACAG AGTGGAATCTGGAAAAGCAGGATGCTTTTCTCCAAGAGTCAACAGAAAAGAGGTAGTGCGCAAGTCTCTGCGTCTCCGGTTAAGTCTTGGAAAGAGCAGCAGAGATTCT AATGTCTTGTCAAATGCATTTCCGACGGCTAAAGGATCTGAAAACATTGGCTGGCGTCTTGCCACTCAAGAAACTAACATCAGTTTTGGGTCGTCAAAAGAAGCTACCTTTAGTCCTGTTGTAAGAAGGAACACATTCACAAGAAAGG gttccAAGTACATCAGTAAATCTGAAGAAAATCTGCTCACCCCCCAGTCTGACGAGAGTGCACATCGTATCTCCTGGAATGGAACCAGCCATGAAGAGTCCCAGGACTCGAACTCTGAGACCCCAATGGGCAGATATCTCAACAACTTCTCTTCAGAGCCTGCCTTAGTAGCTAGAAAGCCTCCTGTCATTGCAAGTGTTCCTAGGGGCCTCTGTCCAGGCTATAGAACCGATAGCCCTCACAGTAATGCATCTTTTGCTGAGGATGAAAATAACTTGAGTGAATCAACCTTGCTTAAGATCAAAAGGGCCTTCACTGAATCCGGTAGTGACCTGCGTTCACTAATAGGTGACAGCAGTTCCTCAATGGATGATTtcttgaaagaaagaaataacttTGTGAAGGAAGAAGATACAAATGAGCCATTGTTGAGTTCCAGAAATTCAAGTGATGTGAAGGAGACATGTTTAGGCACATCGCCTCAAAAACAAATGGTTCACCAACAGATTGAAGACTTGTCTTTTGTACAAAGAAATATTGTCACGTCATCTCCTGGAAAGACAAATGCCAATGTATGTCACGTAGAAGAGCCACAATCTCCACAGAAACCAGTAGACCAAGTGCCATTTAAGTTAAATGGTACTAATGATAGTGACACTGTTGCTTATGAGGTGGAAAGCATAAAGGACAGCTGCCCTTTGGAAGCTCTTGGTGACTTGAACAGTCACTCTGCAGCAAACGTTACCACAGAAGCTAACCAGTCACAGCACCATGTTTCCAAACTCGTGGTTCAATTGCAAAAAATAATAGAACCACCTGTTTGTGAGGCTTCGGAATACATTCAACCAACTGAAAGTGAAAGAACACCGGAACAGAGTCCACATGCAGGAAGATCTGCTGAGAGTTCACCAATGCTCATCTCTGACACCACTGAATACAAGTTCCGGGTGGCTGATCACATTCAAAGGTTTAATGTACTTTCTTTGAATAGCCCAAAACCAAACAATGTTAAGTCCCCTCTTAAATTTAAACGCACCCCAGTGCGCCAGTCTGTTAGGAGAATAAATTCTCTACTAGGAGTTCGTAGACCAGTAGAGGGCAACAACAGTCCATCAAAGATTGGCTCTCCAATGGTAAAATCAACAAGCCATGAAAGTGGCCTATCCTTATTTGCTGAAAAAAGCCTGCCTAACTTTGAAGAACCAGCACACTGCATTAATGTTTCAGAGGACAAATGTGGTGATAAAGGGCCTTGCCAGAATACATCCACAAATTGTACTGTTACCTCATTAAAACCCCAAATTTACAAAGTTACAACCCGCTTCCACCACCAGACCAGGCATTCTGCTCTTGGCGACGTGACCAATCAGGTAGCACCAAAAGCAAATAATCCAATTGTAAACGAGAATAGAGTTTTCACTGGCAAAGCGCCGGTGAAACCAGACAAATCTGTCTTGCTTGAGATGGCAGAAAAGGAAAAGCGTCGTTACAGAGGCTCGCCAAAAAATCCATTGCCAGCAAACAAGCTGTTATTGGCCACTAAACCTATAGATCTGTAA
- the LOC117970984 gene encoding calcineurin B homologous protein 1-like yields the protein MGSRASTLLRDEEIEEIKKETGFSHSQITRLYSRFTSLDKGENGTLCREDFQRIPELAINPLGDRIINTFFPEGEDQVNFRGFMRTLAHFRPIDDHEKNKDPNVSEPLNSRNNKLLFAFRLYDLDKDDKISRDELLQVLRMMVGVNISDDQLGSIADRTIQEADQDGDSSISFTEFIKVLEKVDVEQKMSIRFLH from the exons ATGGGGTCGAGAGCTTCAACGTTGCTGCGAGACGAAGAAATTGAAGAGATTAAAAAGGAAACCGGCT TTTCCCACAGTCAGATAACACGACTGTACAGCCGATTTACCAGCCTGGACAAAGGAGAAAATGGGACACTATG CCGTGAAGATTTCCAAAGAATACCAGAACTTGCTATTAACCCTTTGGGAGACAGAATAATCAACACTTTCTTTCCAGAAGG AGAGGACCAGGTGAACTTCCGTGGGTTCATGCGGACATTGGCACATTTCCGCCCTATAGATGACCATGAGAAGAACAAAGACCCCAATGTTTCTGAACCACtaaacagcagaaacaacaagcTGCTTT ttGCTTTCCGTCTTTACGATCTGGACAAGGATGACAAGATTTCACGGGATGAGCTCTTGCAG GTCTTGCGCATGATGGTTGGTGTTAACATCTCTGATGATCAGTTGGGCAGCATTGCTGACAGGACCATTCAGGAGGCAGATCAGGATGGCGACAGTTCCATTTCCTTCACTGAGTTCATAAAG GTTTTAGAAAAGGTGGATGTAGAGCAGAAAATGAGCATCCGATTCCTTCACTAA
- the LOC131698639 gene encoding neuroendocrine protein 7B2-like, producing MTVLLQHAVFLMVCGGALVFCHSPRTPDQVSEADIQRLLHGVMEQLGIARPRVEYPAHQATNLVGPQSIEGGAHEGLQHLGPYGNIPNIVAELTGDNIPKDFSEDQGYPNPPNPCPLGKTAVDGCLENSPDTAKFSREYQLHQHRFDPEHDYPALGKWNKALLYEKMKGGSKRRKRSVNPYLMGQRLDNVVAKKSVPHFSEEDTSNNKN from the exons ATGACTGTCCTCCTCCAGCATGCTGTGTTTCTGATGGTGTGTGGTGGGGCTCTGGTCTTCTGTCACAGCCCCAGGACTCCTGACCAGGTGTCTGAAGCTGACATCCAGCGCCTGCTGCATGGAGTCATGGAGCAGCTGGGCATCGCCAGGCCGCGGGTGGAGTACCCAGCTCACCAGGCTACTAACCTGGTGGGACCACAGAGCATCGAAG GTGGAGCTCACGAGGGGCTGCAGCACCTAGGTCCCTATGGAAATATTCCCAACATTGTGGCAGAGCTGACTGGTGATAACATTCCCAAGGACTTCAGTGAGGACCAGGGCTATCCCAATCCACCAAATCCCTGCCCTCTTGGAAaaacag CTGTGGACGGATGTCTGGAGAACTCCCCTGACACAGCCAAGTTCAGCAGAGAGTATCAGCTCCACCAGCACCGGTTTGACCCGGAGCATGACTACCCAGCACTGGGCAAGTGG AACAAGGCACTTCTTTATGAGAAGATGAAGGGCGGATCAAAGAGACGCAAGAGG AGCGTGAATCCGTACTTGATGGGGCAAAGACTGGACAATGTGGTGGCAAAGAAATCCGTTCCACACTTCTCTGAAGAAGACACTAGCAATAATAAGAACTAA